In Gammaproteobacteria bacterium, one DNA window encodes the following:
- a CDS encoding MBL fold metallo-hydrolase — protein MTRPIRTPIPIAATFVLTLGACADTAEQTPAMDPATSQVADGVFWYNAGTHNAFFVDTDDGVVAVDPISMEAAAGLAGAIRGAVPDKPLAAIVYSHSDADHATGAPALLAEFGDDVPIIAQENALPIILERADPDLPPPDLTFSDEMTLRFGGRAIELHYLGRSHSDNLIVTFLPEERIAFAVDFVSNDRVGFRDLPGWYFDEFYVALDLLMEIPFETMVFGHGTVGDRGTIERQLAYYADLRDAVQAALDDGLSEEEAMAQVRLDDYAHWGQYEEWFPLNVGAVYRWLASS, from the coding sequence ATGACCCGTCCCATTCGTACCCCCATTCCGATTGCGGCCACTTTCGTCCTGACCCTCGGCGCCTGTGCCGACACAGCCGAACAGACTCCCGCCATGGACCCCGCCACCAGCCAGGTAGCCGACGGAGTCTTCTGGTACAACGCGGGCACGCACAACGCGTTCTTCGTCGACACCGACGACGGCGTGGTGGCGGTCGACCCCATCTCGATGGAGGCGGCCGCCGGCCTCGCGGGCGCCATTCGCGGCGCGGTCCCGGACAAGCCGCTCGCGGCCATCGTCTACAGCCACAGCGACGCCGACCACGCCACCGGGGCACCCGCGCTCCTGGCCGAGTTCGGCGACGACGTCCCGATCATCGCCCAGGAGAACGCGCTGCCCATCATCCTGGAGCGCGCCGATCCCGATCTGCCGCCTCCGGACCTGACCTTCTCCGACGAGATGACGCTCCGCTTCGGCGGCCGTGCCATCGAACTCCACTATCTGGGGCGGAGCCACAGCGACAACCTGATCGTGACGTTTCTCCCCGAGGAGCGCATCGCCTTCGCGGTGGACTTCGTCAGCAACGACCGAGTCGGGTTCCGTGACCTCCCGGGCTGGTATTTCGACGAGTTCTACGTGGCGCTGGACCTGCTGATGGAAATCCCCTTCGAGACCATGGTCTTCGGGCACGGAACCGTGGGGGACCGGGGCACCATCGAGCGTCAACTCGCCTACTACGCGGACCTGCGGGACGCCGTCCAGGCAGCGCTCGACGACGGCCTGTCCGAAGAGGAAGCCATGGCCCAGGTGCGCCTGGACGACTACGCCCACTGGGGTCAGTACGAGGAGTGGTTCCCGCTGAACGTCGGCGCCGTCTACCGCTGGCTGGCTTCGAGCTGA